In a single window of the Neospora caninum Liverpool complete genome, chromosome VIIa genome:
- a CDS encoding putative ribosomal protein L41: MVNVPKLRNTFCKGPKCRKHQPHKVSQYKKGKDSLVVQGKRRYDRKQKGFGGQTKPIFRKKAKTTKKIVLKLECTKCKTKRLLPIKRCKSFELGAEKKSKGGPGY, translated from the exons ATGGTGAATGTTCCAAAGCTCCGCAATACCTTCTGCAAGGGGCCCAAGTGCCGCAAGCACCAGCCCCACAAGGTGTCGCAGTacaagaagggaaaggactCCCTTGTCGTGCAGGGGAAACGCCGTTACGATCGCAAGCAGAAGGGTTTTGGTGGTCAGACGAAGCCCATTTTtaggaagaaggcgaagaccaCCAAGAAGATCGTCCTCAAGCTT GAGTGCACGAAATGCAAAACCAAGCGTCTGTTGCCCATCAAGCGATGCAAGAGCTTCGAGCTcggagcggagaagaagagcaaggGAGGACCCGGTTATTAA